In Stieleria varia, one genomic interval encodes:
- a CDS encoding DUF5722 domain-containing protein, whose protein sequence is MPHHTAIARVVIAIMFVIAVLAQSTVNWHHASGAESPLALRPVGSLQLVASNHLTVTVTDDVITLVTTGSDPYLIMQMIPRVDGAEDQILACDYFCPTGISAIEFRIGPPFPHTSAALPAFSPAEGWTTWSANIGRLAPTAWDGSKTKQWRVDFGSEPEVQIQLRNVHVRALTPQEIESRDRYDALKKAKQDDAANLLDYVQRMMPARISRVIRVGDNIQVQGQVDEQELRNDTVAVVVRSPEQLASRAISKVELATAKRITPDDNGNFAIDVPVDGWPGSESACARFQLVRLSGDTADRAVSHCRYIEATALNSSNDLPEPPPLRSAKGLTCITSRFNADQLRDLGIRHCSVNVLLGGLVDDQPRPGYQRVELPSGKWYANVRRLSGLDHDVRMANEAGAVVAAILLIRNRSKGDESTLAHHEADPAGTYAMPDLTTDESIRRYRATLELLADRYARADNTYGRIDHWIVHNEVDYGWQWTNMGQQPMPLFMDHYISSLRLVDHCMRRVNPHARAFISLTHRWNVPDNQPWKTYAPREMLHHLIDRCRVEGDFPWGIAYHPYPESLWKSDTWNDRQVSDTLDTPLITIRNLPVLETFMQSDLARTSDGKVRPVLLSEQGFHAPMDDPEALQRQSAALLYTWQQMRKCPSILAFDYHRPSDHPNEGGLMLGLRGLPTPTNPLGEPKPAWSVYRDIATPRESDLMRQYKPFWSNANMDR, encoded by the coding sequence TTGCCACATCACACTGCGATTGCAAGAGTCGTCATCGCCATCATGTTCGTGATCGCGGTGCTTGCCCAGTCGACAGTCAACTGGCATCACGCGTCTGGCGCAGAATCTCCTCTCGCTCTCCGCCCCGTCGGATCACTTCAACTCGTCGCTAGTAATCATCTGACAGTGACGGTCACTGACGACGTGATCACGCTGGTGACAACGGGATCGGACCCCTATTTGATCATGCAAATGATTCCGCGGGTCGATGGTGCCGAAGATCAGATTCTGGCCTGCGATTACTTTTGCCCGACGGGGATCAGCGCAATTGAATTTCGCATCGGTCCTCCGTTCCCGCACACGTCGGCTGCCTTGCCCGCGTTCTCGCCGGCGGAAGGATGGACAACATGGTCCGCGAACATCGGACGTTTGGCACCGACTGCCTGGGATGGAAGCAAAACCAAACAGTGGCGAGTCGATTTCGGCAGTGAACCAGAGGTCCAGATTCAGCTCCGCAACGTCCATGTTCGCGCGCTAACGCCACAAGAAATCGAGTCGAGGGATCGGTACGACGCACTGAAAAAAGCAAAGCAGGATGACGCGGCCAATCTGCTGGACTATGTGCAGCGAATGATGCCCGCAAGGATCTCCAGAGTGATTCGTGTTGGTGATAACATCCAGGTGCAGGGTCAAGTCGACGAGCAGGAGCTACGCAACGATACCGTTGCTGTCGTTGTCAGGTCACCGGAACAATTGGCAAGCCGCGCGATTTCAAAAGTCGAGTTGGCGACGGCCAAACGCATCACGCCCGATGACAACGGTAACTTCGCCATCGACGTGCCGGTCGACGGATGGCCTGGCAGCGAATCGGCGTGTGCAAGGTTTCAACTGGTGCGATTAAGCGGTGACACGGCTGATCGAGCAGTTTCACACTGTCGCTACATCGAGGCCACTGCTTTGAACTCGTCAAACGACTTGCCCGAGCCGCCGCCATTGCGGTCCGCCAAGGGACTGACATGCATCACATCCCGATTCAATGCGGACCAACTACGTGATCTGGGGATTCGCCACTGCAGTGTCAACGTGTTGCTGGGCGGATTGGTCGATGACCAGCCTCGTCCGGGATACCAGCGTGTTGAACTGCCGTCGGGTAAGTGGTACGCGAATGTGAGGAGACTGTCCGGACTGGATCACGATGTCAGGATGGCCAACGAGGCCGGTGCGGTGGTCGCTGCGATCCTCTTGATTCGTAATCGTTCCAAGGGCGACGAGTCGACGCTCGCACACCACGAGGCCGATCCGGCGGGCACCTATGCGATGCCGGATCTGACCACCGACGAATCAATTCGCCGCTACAGAGCCACCTTGGAATTGCTGGCCGATCGATACGCGCGAGCAGACAACACGTACGGCAGGATCGATCATTGGATTGTGCACAACGAAGTGGACTACGGATGGCAGTGGACCAATATGGGCCAACAACCGATGCCGCTGTTCATGGACCACTACATCAGCAGCTTGCGATTGGTCGACCATTGCATGCGACGAGTCAATCCTCATGCCCGCGCGTTCATTTCACTGACCCATCGTTGGAACGTCCCAGACAACCAGCCGTGGAAAACGTACGCGCCACGCGAGATGCTGCATCATTTAATCGACCGGTGTCGCGTTGAAGGAGACTTTCCGTGGGGAATCGCCTATCACCCGTATCCAGAGAGTCTGTGGAAATCCGACACATGGAACGATCGCCAAGTCAGCGATACTTTGGACACACCATTGATCACGATCCGCAACCTGCCGGTGTTGGAGACGTTCATGCAATCGGATTTGGCAAGAACCTCTGACGGCAAGGTGCGGCCGGTGTTGTTGAGCGAACAAGGGTTTCACGCGCCGATGGACGATCCCGAGGCGTTGCAGCGTCAATCGGCTGCGTTGCTGTACACATGGCAGCAGATGCGGAAATGCCCCTCTATTTTGGCATTCGACTATCACCGGCCCAGCGACCATCCAAACGAAGGTGGCTTGATGCTGGGGCTGCGTGGTTTGCCGACACCAACGAATCCCTTGGGCGAACCAAAACCTGCCTGGAGTGTGTATCGCGACATCGCAACACCGCGCGAGTCGGACCTGATGCGGCAATACAAGCCTTTTTGGTCCAACGCGAATATGGACCGCTAG